gtagccatctagggaatggcgaatcaacgactgtctgatctcttctagcgaagcttgaggtaatatgcataagacctatggtaaggtaagttaaaaattggtaagctgtgctctgattgATCAATCATAAAGGTTATCTgatgcgacctcctactagtTTTTCTTAGACCCAGTGTTTAGTGTAAAGAATAACAATGGGGCTAAAGTTATTTAGACTGACAAATCCTGACAACTGAGATCATGAACACCAACTTGTGATGCTAGGGCATGTTGACACactatcaaccaagtcactgagcatgagtgattgagtttagttttacgccatcttttagtaacattccatcaacatcacaacCAAGTGAttagaaatgggattcacacatgttgccaatgtggggaaacgaacccagatcttcagaatggtgagtgagtgcttaaccactaggctatctgaCCAGTCACATACAACCACTAGTCACTACAACACAGAGGATCCTTCAGAACACTATTATAGACAGATACCTACCTCGATGAATGATCTTTAACTTTTCCTTCAGGTAATTTAATGCTTTCACAGTCTGTAAAGTCAAAAATCAGATACTAAATTATAACTGAAAAGAAGAATCAAATGAGAATGTGTGTGCAAAGCAGAGGCCCAAATTAGCTATGCATCTGGGTAAAATTTCCATTTATACATTGCAAAATTGCAGAAGTAGATGCTAGAATTTTACCAAATAACAATGAATGTATACTTCATGCAACCAAAGTCTCCCTCTGTGAAATATGTAATCATATACAGATATGTGATAGCTTCTAAACAATGTTGTTCCAGTGATGAGAACAGCAAGTACAGTTTTTACACTGTTTATAGCAACATTGCAGCAAAATCAGAAGGTGAAATGAGCGATTGGTTTACCCACTAAGCCACCCCATAGCCCCCAATgagtacaatgagtgagtgagtgagtttagttttacaccgcactcagcaaccttcagctatatggcagcggtcagtaaataattgagtttggaccagacaatccagtgatcaacaacatgagcatcgatctgcacaattgggaaccgatgacatgtatcaaccaagtcagcgagcctgaccacccaataccgttagtcgcctcttacgacaagcatcgtcgcctattatagcaagcatgggtttctgaaggcctattctaccccggacccaATGAGTGCAAAGTTAAATCAGCAACTTACTGCAACTGTTGTTTTCCCTAATATTTCTTCTGGTATTGTGCTGATCAACTCCCCATACACAAAGCGGTAGAACTTGTCTAGAGACACGTCCATTAGCTCCATGCATATCCAACAATCTCCCTGCAAAATATACAagaaaactgaacaaaatacCAACTAATATTCCACCATCACTGGAAATAACTTCTGGACTaaacaatcctgtgactgaCGTTTAGGCACTAAAGCTAATGGCTTGTACCTATTGATGGATGTTCTGTGTCATCACCATGGTAATGTCTTATTGagtctttgaatgacatttaggGGGATTGTGGTCTTACACCatgtttaccaatattccatcaatatcacagctggggacatcaaaactgggcttcacacattctacccatatggggaattgaacccaaagGTGTCAGCATGACCAACAAACAATCTAACCACCAGGATACCCTACTGCCCCAATGGCATTCAGTGCCCTATGGGTCCTACACATACAGGAGAACAATTTCAACCTTTTCATTCCAGCTAATACTATCTATCATACACAGAACTGGTTCACAGATAAAAAGGTTTAATGGTATTTCATACCCGTGTCAAACATACTGTTTTAAGCCTCTTTGAGTAATATTCCTGGAAAATCATGGCaggacacaccagaaatgagcatcCCACATTCGGTAAATGAAACCCAGGGATTTGATATGACAAGCAACTAGATTACCCCAAGGCCCTGATTCAAAAGAATCTTTATAGCACAAATCTGGAAACAAGACAACCCACCTCTTTAAACAAAGCACCATAAAATTGCACGATGTATTTACAGTCATTGGCTCTCATGACCACATCAAGGTCCATAAGGAGCTGGCGCTGCTCCTTCTCGTCGACAGTTGACCGGATCCGCTGCAAGCCAAACACAACTTGCCCACATCAGTATACAATCAACCTTCAACCTCTtacaattacaaacaaaacaccagTTTCTATTTCCTTTATTTAATTTAATGCTGCACAGTTATATACTGAGTTTGGGGCAGGCAAACTGACATTGCAACAGTCTACATACCCAGCCATGACGGTATGCAACCATATGAGTCAGCtcgtctgaccattataatcattCAGTCAACCTTTGATCAAAGGATAAAAACCAGATGACCTACTCAACACACAATCACTTGAGTCATCAAATTCAATGAGTGGACATATTTCAGACCCTATCAAACTAGCATGGACTTAAACTTCAAAAATGAAGGTGCAAAAATGTTAATTTAGTCTTTTTGGTTGCTTCCTTGAAATTAAGTGGGCACAGGTAATTTTGGAGACTTGGTGGTTATCAAAAACTTTGAGAAGCTTCATCAGATTAACGTGCCGCTGGTGAGCAGGGTAAGGGAGTTATTTCACCAAATCATGTTCAGGGGACCCCTTCAAAAACGGTCATCTTATCTTTAAAGCATAAACAACCAGATGGTCCTTGCAACACACTGTTTTAATGAGATAAATGACATGTGAACTTAGCATGATGTccataaagaaaataatttcTACACAAATACCCACTAAACTGCAAATTAAAGATAAAACAAATCATGAATACAGTATGTTAATACTGACATCCACATGCAGAACAAAACATGTGGAAGCCAGTAACAGAAGACACTGATATCAGgactgacacacattttgccagcattcatttgaaatggaaaagaaaacaatatacaacataatgtaacataacatacaaaGATATACTCTAGTGGTCTGCACTTGCATGACTACTCAGTTATTTCCCTTAGTTGAAGTTTTCATTCAGTCATAGGTTCTGGGCAAGTGAAAAAACAAATTAGCATACCTTATGATTCAGTAATAGACTTTCACTGATCAAACTTTAAATCATAATATTTTAAGGCATaaacatgtcattttcatttgtaaTTTAGGAAATTATGTATGCATGGCTACGATTGTATATGGATAAAagtgtttacattttcagaCAATGCCTACTGGCAAAAGGGACAAAACCTCACCAGTACATGACAAAAAGACATGTTTTATTAATTCTGTGTCTTgtataagaaaaaaataaaaataaaaaacaagcaGCTCTCAAGCATTCAATTAAACGAAACGAAACAAAACCACAAATGATGAAATGAGCTTGAAGACAAATTGCAAATTTCATGCTGACTGTGATGTAATTTTGTAGCAAAAAACAACAGTACTAATCTTCAGTTGAGCTTAAATTATAAGCAACCAAAAACATACCACTTCAGAATTAATTTCTTTAATTTAAGTATGAGATTATTTGAATTTGATTTGATGAAACAGTTGTGATACCGTCAAGAGAAGTTGACCACATCAATTTTGCTTGATGATGCAAAATAAACATTACAGAGCTAATGAAACAACAAGCAAAGACAAAACATCCACgataacaaacaaacctattcaTGCAACTAACACGCTCATTCCAACATTAACATGCTTGTTCATAATAATCACATGAAACATATTTCCATTTCTCTGATCAATATCAAAACATGCAAACAAGAGTGTTAGGGAAGTCTGATTTTGACCAAACTGCAAGGAAATCGAACTGTGGACAACAGGTCCCTTTCGTTAAAGCGACACAAAAGTGTTGGAAGGAGTGTACATGCATACAAGATGTTAGCTGGACGTGCAGAGGTGTGAGGCACATTTGGAACGGCCAATCTTCACACAATTCATACCTTCACTGCCATAATAGTGTCACTTCTGTCATGAAGCATTTTATTTACAACGCCATAATTGCCTCGCCCTATCTCTCCCAAATCAGTTAAATCGTCAGCTGTGAAATCAAATGTCTGAAAGAACAATACAGAAAACATACCTTTACTGCCATGTTTGTGTTACTCTTGATATGAACCATTTTATTAACAGTGCCATAATTCCCTCGGCCTATTTCCCCATAATCGGCTAAATCATCAGCAGTGAAATCataaatctgaaaaataaacaggatttcattttgtaacgTTGTTTGCGCATCTCTTAACAGTTTCACGGATGATTGAGGTGCTCGATGACGCTACTACAGGTGTTTCTGAGACTGATGAAGACGAGGATGATGGTATTCAGGATTTTCACCATAGTCAGCAGATTACAGCTACACAATGGTGATGTTCCTCTGATGAACTAGCAGTTCATTTGGCAATCCATGAAATAGTGAAATTATTATGAAATTCACAGACTATTATGAAATCAACAGCCCTTGATGATTTTTACTGTCTGCAGACTAACAGATGAGTAGTCTCTCTACCCATGGCCAAAGCACTGGCTCTTCACTTTGTTCATGTGCAAGATTGTGATCCAAGATTTGTGGTCCAGTTTCTTTTTTTCGCACTGATACAAGCAACGCTGATTCTTGAAGTTCCCGTCCAAGCTACAGCTAGAATTATGCCAAACGAGTTATTATAAAACAAACTCTGGGACCCTACTACAAAGcagtctgatgatgatgatgatcctgATGATTataatgatgattatgatgatgatgatatttctgCATTGTGGTAAAGTCATGAAGCACTAAAAGaatgtaaataatttcatttctcCTGAAAATACTTTCTCCAATATTTGTAGagtaacaaaaacacacacagtcaagtctcgttaatccgaCTTTGTCCGTTGCACAGCAAACTGACGGATTACCAAGGTTGTGACAATagaataataaataaaacaaaatataataaaacaataaataaaagtGACTAAATTACGTTTATTTTCAATCTGTTACCAACCAAAGCAATGGATAAAGCTAACCGATGGACAAAGGGAGGTCAGATTAATGAGACTGTAAATTGTTACAATAGAAAAAAATAGACAAACCATGAAGATTTAAAATTTCTCATCATCTATATTAATCATGGTATCATTTTAGCTTGATCCTTAGAGTTCAATTATACTGGTCTTCTTAGGTATTTCATTCAGAATTGTGAACAATATATACATTAGAGATATTTATCATGTACTTTCATAATAATTACCTGTTCAGGAGAAATCTGCAATTTTCCAGTAGACTTTTCTAAATTACCTCGAGAGCGAATTCTTTCGCTGAAAATTAAGTTGTATGCCCATAAAAATTAAAAGTTTTGACAAACGATTTTTTTCTAACTTTGGCAGAAGAGGACAATAACTCCCTATTACAAAATTTCTAAGCACATCAAATTTTGAAGAAgtaatttcaaaacaattgttcaGATCATATTTGCGATGTTGTGATCTTATTTCAGCCCCAAAGTCACCATTTTCATGGTACCGCCTTGGGGCTACTGAGTATGCATGTTGCTCATGGTGTCAGCCACTGGATTGTTAGATTATTTACTAACCAAATCAAGTGGTGAGACTCGCTGACAAAGACGATGCATGTCCTCATGTCACAATCGAGTAGAATGATActcatgatttcaatcactggattgtctgatcccaacatgattatttacagacatcacAACTAACGGCATCAGGTGTCCAGATTTCCCTATCACGCAGACTGAAACTAATGATGTCAATCGATAGACTACCTGGTCCAAATGTGACTACTAAAGTCACATAGCAGGAATATCGCAAGTACTGTGTTAGACAAAACCAACAAGCACAACAATGACTTACATTTGAGTAGTGTGCCCCATGTCAGCTAGAGAAGGAGAGGGAGCAGGACCAAAATGCGAGTTGAAATCCAGGTGTAAATCCTTACGTCTATGAACTGAAAATACTGGACAATAAATCCACATTAAATAAAGAAGCATGTATTGTCCACATGATGAAGTaatatcaacagtatgaacaatACATGATaacttgtttgattggcatttataAGTTTGATGACTAATAAGAAAAGTAGAATACTTcgtggatgacaacttcttaatatatactgaacaacaaaagaaaaacaagtttcgaaaaaataaaatcacataAACACTTGTGTAAACACTTAACATGAAgaggcaaggaatagcccagaaacgttgtgtaaacaataatgaagaagttgacatccataacatatTGTCTTATATTACTTTCTTAAAACAACATGTCAAGATAGTGATCATATCAAGCAAAGGTGGATTTGTTACCAAAAAGGTTTCTTCactgtaaaatatataataaaagttttAGTATATTTCAGCACATCTTTCCAAAAACGTTCTCAATTAAAATGGTTTTATTCATTGATACCAAAAGTAAAAAGAGAAAAGTTCTTTTAAAGGTATAACCTCTTTCTTGATCAACAatcaaataaactgggtgaattATTGACTTCTGAGATTATGAGACAATGAAAAGatctttcaaatttcaaataagAAAATGTAAACAGACAACGATAAAAAAGTGGTGACTGTGCCAAGACTAACGACTGAACACTTGCTTCCTATGAATTCAAATGTCTGTCACTGTGTATATTGAGAAATCCATACTTGTTTGATCAAACATAATATGGGTTTTCACAACATACATCCCCACTCCATCATTTGGTATTTACTCAGGCATATCAGCATAATTAATAAATGCAACTGTGTATCAACTATGATTAATTCATGGCACAGAATGCATCAGTTTCCGGACA
The nucleotide sequence above comes from Haliotis asinina isolate JCU_RB_2024 chromosome 5, JCU_Hal_asi_v2, whole genome shotgun sequence. Encoded proteins:
- the LOC137283695 gene encoding dual specificity mitogen-activated protein kinase kinase 4-like isoform X3; translated protein: MAAPKRPGDSQVHRRKDLHLDFNSHFGPAPSPSLADMGHTTQIERIRSRGNLEKSTGKLQISPEQTFDFTADDLTDLGEIGRGNYGVVNKMLHDRSDTIMAVKRIRSTVDEKEQRQLLMDLDVVMRANDCKYIVQFYGALFKEGDCWICMELMDVSLDKFYRFVYGELISTIPEEILGKTTVATVKALNYLKEKLKIIHRDVKPSNILLDRKGSIKLCDFGISGQLVDSIAKSRDAGCRPYMAPERIDPKASHRGYDVRSDVWSLGITLMELSTGQFPYPKWTSVFEQLTQVVQGPPPKLRPRERFSDDFHDFIGTCLTKDEKQRPKYNKLLEHKFIKRYEEMEVDVGAYVCDLLDQIGSSPNSQTSESDHPLS
- the LOC137283695 gene encoding dual specificity mitogen-activated protein kinase kinase 4-like isoform X4, which codes for MAAPKRPGDSQVHRRKDLHLDFNSHFGPAPSPSLADMGHTTQIERIRSRGNLEKSTGKLQISPEQIYDFTADDLADYGEIGRGNYGTVNKMVHIKSNTNMAVKRIRSTVDEKEQRQLLMDLDVVMRANDCKYIVQFYGALFKEGDCWICMELMDVSLDKFYRFVYGELISTIPEEILGKTTVATVKALNYLKEKLKIIHRDVKPSNILLDRKGSIKLCDFGISGQLVDSIAKSRDAGCRPYMAPERIDPKASHRGYDVRSDVWSLGITLMELSTGQFPYPKWTSVFEQLTQVVQGPPPKLRPRERFSDDFHDFIGTCLTKDEKQRPKYNKLLEHKFIKRYEEMEVDVGAYVCDLLDQIGSSPNSQTSESDHPLS
- the LOC137283695 gene encoding dual specificity mitogen-activated protein kinase kinase 4-like isoform X2, coding for MAAPKRPGDSQVFSVHRRKDLHLDFNSHFGPAPSPSLADMGHTTQIERIRSRGNLEKSTGKLQISPEQIYDFTADDLADYGEIGRGNYGTVNKMVHIKSNTNMAVKRIRSTVDEKEQRQLLMDLDVVMRANDCKYIVQFYGALFKEGDCWICMELMDVSLDKFYRFVYGELISTIPEEILGKTTVATVKALNYLKEKLKIIHRDVKPSNILLDRKGSIKLCDFGISGQLVDSIAKSRDAGCRPYMAPERIDPKASHRGYDVRSDVWSLGITLMELSTGQFPYPKWTSVFEQLTQVVQGPPPKLRPRERFSDDFHDFIGTCLTKDEKQRPKYNKLLEHKFIKRYEEMEVDVGAYVCDLLDQIGSSPNSQTSESDHPLS
- the LOC137283695 gene encoding dual specificity mitogen-activated protein kinase kinase 4-like isoform X1 is translated as MAAPKRPGDSQVFSVHRRKDLHLDFNSHFGPAPSPSLADMGHTTQIERIRSRGNLEKSTGKLQISPEQTFDFTADDLTDLGEIGRGNYGVVNKMLHDRSDTIMAVKRIRSTVDEKEQRQLLMDLDVVMRANDCKYIVQFYGALFKEGDCWICMELMDVSLDKFYRFVYGELISTIPEEILGKTTVATVKALNYLKEKLKIIHRDVKPSNILLDRKGSIKLCDFGISGQLVDSIAKSRDAGCRPYMAPERIDPKASHRGYDVRSDVWSLGITLMELSTGQFPYPKWTSVFEQLTQVVQGPPPKLRPRERFSDDFHDFIGTCLTKDEKQRPKYNKLLEHKFIKRYEEMEVDVGAYVCDLLDQIGSSPNSQTSESDHPLS